The following proteins come from a genomic window of Miscanthus floridulus cultivar M001 chromosome 2, ASM1932011v1, whole genome shotgun sequence:
- the LOC136522974 gene encoding probable NAD(P)H dehydrogenase (quinone) FQR1-like 2 isoform X3: protein MYGHVESLARRAAAGAGAVDGLEAVLRRGPETLPPEVLEKMQAPPKDPAVPVIASATELQEADGVLFGFPTRYGAMAAQMKAFFDSTGSLWEAQKLAGKPAGFFVSTGTQGGGQETTAC from the exons ATGTACGGGCATGTGGAGTCCCTGGCGCGGCGCGCGGCGGCTGGTGCCGGCGCGGTGGACGGCCTGGAGGCTGTGCTGCGGCGGGGCCCCGAGACGCTCCCGCCGGAGGTGCTGGAGAAGATGCAGGCGCCGCCCAAGGACCCCGCGGTCCCCGTCATTGCGTCGGCCACCGAGCTGCAGGAGGCCGACGGGGTGTTGTTTGGCTTCCCGACGAGGTACGGCGCCATGGCCGCTCAAATGAAGGCCTTCTTCGACTCCACCGGCTCGCTCTGGGAGGCGCAGAAGCTCGCTGGGAAGCCCGCCGGGTTCTTCGTCAGCACCGGAACGCAGGGCGGGGGCCAGGAGACCACGGC GTGCTGA
- the LOC136522974 gene encoding probable NAD(P)H dehydrogenase (quinone) FQR1-like 2 isoform X2 yields the protein MYGHVESLARRAAAGAGAVDGLEAVLRRGPETLPPEVLEKMQAPPKDPAVPVIASATELQEADGVLFGFPTRYGAMAAQMKAFFDSTGSLWEAQKLAGKPAGFFVSTGTQGGGQETTAWSLSEETFAGWQEIPKKCIPIYSSFFG from the exons ATGTACGGGCATGTGGAGTCCCTGGCGCGGCGCGCGGCGGCTGGTGCCGGCGCGGTGGACGGCCTGGAGGCTGTGCTGCGGCGGGGCCCCGAGACGCTCCCGCCGGAGGTGCTGGAGAAGATGCAGGCGCCGCCCAAGGACCCCGCGGTCCCCGTCATTGCGTCGGCCACCGAGCTGCAGGAGGCCGACGGGGTGTTGTTTGGCTTCCCGACGAGGTACGGCGCCATGGCCGCTCAAATGAAGGCCTTCTTCGACTCCACCGGCTCGCTCTGGGAGGCGCAGAAGCTCGCTGGGAAGCCCGCCGGGTTCTTCGTCAGCACCGGAACGCAGGGCGGGGGCCAGGAGACCACGGC GTGGTCACTTTCTGAGGAAACTTTTGCTGGATGGCAGGAGATTCCCAAAAAATGCATCCCGATCTACAGCAGTTTCTTTGG TTAA
- the LOC136522974 gene encoding probable NAD(P)H dehydrogenase (quinone) FQR1-like 2 isoform X1, with the protein MYGHVESLARRAAAGAGAVDGLEAVLRRGPETLPPEVLEKMQAPPKDPAVPVIASATELQEADGVLFGFPTRYGAMAAQMKAFFDSTGSLWEAQKLAGKPAGFFVSTGTQGGGQETTASRQAHAVVLYKYMPNKSLDDPPVILKLILPFLGDCAVQGGHFLRKLLLDGRRFPKNASRSTAVSLVNLWNQCHPLNHHHQMKASFGSN; encoded by the exons ATGTACGGGCATGTGGAGTCCCTGGCGCGGCGCGCGGCGGCTGGTGCCGGCGCGGTGGACGGCCTGGAGGCTGTGCTGCGGCGGGGCCCCGAGACGCTCCCGCCGGAGGTGCTGGAGAAGATGCAGGCGCCGCCCAAGGACCCCGCGGTCCCCGTCATTGCGTCGGCCACCGAGCTGCAGGAGGCCGACGGGGTGTTGTTTGGCTTCCCGACGAGGTACGGCGCCATGGCCGCTCAAATGAAGGCCTTCTTCGACTCCACCGGCTCGCTCTGGGAGGCGCAGAAGCTCGCTGGGAAGCCCGCCGGGTTCTTCGTCAGCACCGGAACGCAGGGCGGGGGCCAGGAGACCACGGC AAGCAGGCAAGCACATGCTGTTGTTCTCTACAAGTACATGCCCAACAAAAGCTTGGATGATCCACCCGTTATACTAAAGCTCATCCTACCCTTTCTTGGAGATTGTGCCGTACAAG GTGGTCACTTTCTGAGGAAACTTTTGCTGGATGGCAGGAGATTCCCAAAAAATGCATCCCGATCTACAGCAGTTTCTTTGG TTAATCTATGGAACCAGTGCCATCCTctaaatcatcatcatcaaatgaaAGCGAGCTTCGGGAGCAACTAG